From Mya arenaria isolate MELC-2E11 chromosome 12, ASM2691426v1, the proteins below share one genomic window:
- the LOC128211391 gene encoding alpha-(1,3)-fucosyltransferase C-like, whose product MIPRLYIRYIKRGGCVMICVSVLLGWLVTHKNNDLHVDDPVTTVPVVHITTRLVVNNSVTVNDSAIVNNSAVVNSNGIVNRNGIVNNSGIVNSSGNTTAIVRKCWNRQCLNDLMDVKIRYKTGVSWRKSNLTKKRILWYKDPGTNITDTTQMFTNCEYSNCVATDKVSEVNHVDAVIFTVSSLHMGQQPPFKRENPDQAWIFKLGESPYGRGFSEYSSSHWRNQVNWSSSLNLDTDMPHGAGFIKTRTTIIEKDYDAIFTGKNKTALWIVSNCRTQSKRELYVRKLQNSGLDVDIYGSCGKGKIQPDDVQRLIGKYKYYLAFENSFCSDYITEKFLMNYNHDWILVARGGADYRKVIPTQTYVNSAEFESPAKLAEYLNNLASDKDRYVKLLKEKDKYEAQYGAGWPYFLCELCHRLNHLSEYRHSYPDIAEHLQKDRCFKPRDNSGLMVEGCRIIHILMTLFILWH is encoded by the coding sequence ATGATACCTCGCCTTTACATCAGATATATAAAGAGGGGAGGTTGTGTTATGATTTGTGTAAGTGTACTATTGGGATGGTTGGTGACCcacaaaaacaatgatttgcatGTAGATGACCCTGTTACTACAGTACCAGTTGTCCATATAACAACTAGATTAGTGGTAAACAATAGTGTTACAGTAAATGACAGTGCAATAGTAAACAATAGTGCAGTAGTAAACAGTAATGGAATAGTAAACAGAAATGGAATAGTAAACAATAGTGGAATAGTAAACAGTAGTGGAAACACTACAGCTATTGTAAGGAAATGCTGGAATAGACAATGCTTGAACGATTTGATGGACGTGAAAATAAGATACAAAACTGGTGTAAGTTGGAGAAAGAGCAACTTGACAAAAAAGCGTATACTTTGGTATAAGGATCCAGGGACAAATATAACAGACACAACACAGATGTTCACCAATTGTGAGTACAGTAACTGTGTCGCCACTGATAAAGTTTCTGAGGTGAACCATGTGGATGCAGTTATATTTACAGTGAGCTCCTTACACATGGGACAACAACCACCATTCAAAAGGGAAAATCCAGACCAGGCATGGATATTCAAACTTGGAGAGAGTCCTTATGGGCGTGGCTTTTCTGAGTATAGCTCATCGCACTGGCGAAATCAGGTTAATTGGTCTAGTTCTCTTAATTTGGATACAGATATGCCTCATGGAGCTGGCTTTATAAAGACAAGGACTACAATTATTGAGAAAGACTATGACGCTATCTTTACTGGCAAAAACAAAACCGCTCTCTGGATTGTAAGCAATTGTAGAACGCAAAGCAAACGAGAGCTCTATGTAAGGAAGTTACAAAACAGCGGCCTCGATGTAGATATCTATGGTTCATGTGGTAAAGGAAAAATACAGCCTGATGATGTGCAAAGGTTGATTggaaaatataagtattatCTTGCTTTTGAAAACTCTTTCTGCAGTGACTATATAACTGAGAAGTTTTTGATGAATTACAACCATGACTGGATATTAGTGGCAAGAGGCGGGGCAGACTACCGGAAGGTAATTCCAACACAAACTTACGTTAACAGTGCGGAGTTTGAATCGCCAGCCAAACTGGCGGAGTATCTCAATAATTTAGCAAGTGACAAAGATCGGTATGTGAAGTTATTGAAAGAGAAAGACAAGTATGAAGCTCAGTATGGTGCCGGTTGGCCGTACTTCTTGTGTGAGCTGTGTCATAGATTAAACCATTTGTCAGAATACAGACATTCATATCCGGATATAGCTGAACATCTACAAAAGGACAGATGTTTCAAGCCAAGAGACAACTCAGGGCTGATGGTAGAAGGGTGCAGAATCATTCATATTTTAATGACGCT
- the LOC128211394 gene encoding alpha-(1,3)-fucosyltransferase C-like, with translation MGVTFLGTARHTGEISDYITEKFLMNYNHDWILVARGGADYRKVIPTQTYVNSAEFESPAKLVGYLNDLANDKDRYVKLLKEKDKYEAQYGAGWPYFLCELCHRLNHLSEYRHSYPDIAEHLQKDRCFKPRDNKD, from the exons ATGGGCGTGACTTTTCTGGGTACAGCTCGCCACACTGGCGAAATCAG TGACTACATAACTGAGAAGTTTTTGATGAATTACAACCATGACTGGATATTAGTGGCAAGAGGCGGGGCAGACTACCGAAAAGTAATTCCTACACAAACTTACGTCAACAGTGCGGAGTTTGAATCGCCAGCCAAACTGGTGGGGTATCTAAATGACCTTGCTAATGACAAAGATCGGTATGTGAAGTTATTGAAAGAGAAAGACAAGTATGAAGCGCAGTATGGTGCTGGTTGGCCCTACTTCTTGTGTGAACTCTGTCATAGGTTAAACCATTTATCAGAATACAGACATTCATACCCGGATATAGCTGAACATCTACAAAAGGACAGATGTTTTAAACCAAGAGATAACAAAGACTAA